In a genomic window of Plutella xylostella chromosome 16, ilPluXylo3.1, whole genome shotgun sequence:
- the LOC105383421 gene encoding glucose dehydrogenase [FAD, quinone] isoform X4 — MKKKYIVMNEKTMWACDAGLTSTIVESYAGAGPLFVNTLQTFLAAHCALVGDDRWGADAVDSVLGNPNYDFIVVGAGSAGAVVANRLSENPEWRVLLVEAGGNPTLATEAPQVFYANLKTKENWGYRTAPQSGSCLAYDDGCSWPRGKVLGGSSSINAMFYVRGNKEDYNEWAAAGNTGWSYDDVLPLFKKSEKFYKPTPESDVYHGTDGYLYVEHTDNVLETEQIVLNATAELGIKVLNDICGETQMGITRSLTTTQDGERLSTARAFLNPIKDRSNLDVVKNAYVTKLVFKDGTNEVTGVIISKDGKEIQANARKEVVLSAGSINTPQLLMLSGIGPKKHLEELNIKVRADLPVGQNLQDHLFVTMFFKAKSELNVGNIETVLQGVGDFVLQRTGILADLSPQRVITFINTTDPNASTPDIQFHHVMFEPNNTEIVDFFDLHGNTEEVQRKFKEINKDHRVIMPYIVLLRPKSKGQLLLKSTDPNVFPDLYSNYFQEQEDVDTILRGMRYMTKLADTETFKKHGLSLTWLDLDDCKAYRDKLSDQFLECIARHLTFSLYHPVGTAKMGPDGDATSVVDPELRVRGVKNLRVVDSSIMPIIPRGNTNAPSIMIGEKGAELVTKTWTDKAAFEANRVRFNILKQRRSG; from the exons ATGAAGAAGAAATACATAGTTATGAATGAAAAAACT ATGTGGGCGTGCGATGCCGGACTCACGTCCACGATCGTGGAGAGCTACGCGGGCGCGGGGCCGCTCTTCGTGAACACGCTGCAGACATTCCTGGCGGCGCACTGCGCGCTGGTGGGCGACGACCGCTGGGGCGCCGATGCCGTGGACTCAGTACTTGGAA ATCCAAACTATGACTTCATCGTGGTGGGCGCTGGATCCGCCGGCGCCGTGGTTGCCAACAGACTCAGCGAGAACCCGGAGTGGAGAGTTTTACTGGTCGAAGCTGGAGGAAATCCCACACTGGCTACCGAG GCTCCACAAGTGTTCTACGCTAACTTGAAAACGAAAGAGAATTGGGGCTACCGCACCGCTCCACAGAGCGGCAGCTGCCTCGCCTACGACGACGGCTGCTCGTGGCCGCGGGGCAAGGTGCTGGGCGGCAGCAGCAGCATCAACGCCATGTTCTACGTGAGGGGCAACAAGGAGGACTACAACGAGTGGGCCGCGGCCGGCAACACCGGCTGGAGCTACGACGACGTCTTGCCTCTATTCAAGAAGAGCGAAAAATTCTACAAACCTACTCCTGAATCAGATGTTTACCACGGAACGGACGGTTACTTGTACGTCGAGCACACTGACAACGTTTTAGAGACTGAACAAATTGTCCTGAATGCCACAGCTGAACTGGGAATCAAAGTGCTAAATGACATCTGTGGAGAGACCCAGATGGGAATTACCCGTTCCCTTACTACGACTCAAGACGGTGAACGACTCAGCACAGCTCGTGCCTTCCTCAACCCTATCAAGGACCGAAGCAATTTAGACGTAGTCAAGAATGCTTATGTAACTAAGCTTGTATTCAAAGATGGTACTAATGAAGTTACTGGAGTGATTATTAGCAAAGATGGTAAGGAAATCCAAGCGAACGCCAGGAAAGAGGTAGTTTTGTCAGCTGGTTCCATAAACACTCCTCAGCTGCTCATGCTCTCCGGAATTGGACCTAAAAAGCATTTGGAGGAGCTCAACATTAAAGTCCGAGCTGATCTGCCCGTGGGCCAGAACCTCCAGGACCACTTATTTGTGACCATGTTCTTTAAGGCTAAAAGTGAATTGAATGTTGGTAATATCGAGACCGTGCTACAGGGAGTGGGAGACTTTGTGTTGCAGAGGACCGGAATTTTGGCAGATCTGAGCCCTCAAAGAGTTATAACTTTCATCAACACCACCGATCCGAACGCGTCTACTCCCGACATACAGTTCCACCACGTCATGTTTGAGCCGAATAATACAGAGATCGTAGACTTCTTTGACCTCCACGGAAACACAGAAGAGGTTCAACGGAAATTCAAGGAGATCAACAAAGACCACCGTGTCATTATGCCCTACATTGTGCTTTTGAGGCCTAAGTCAAAGGGACAATTGCTTTTGAAGAGCACCGACCCCAACGTATTCCCAGACTTGTACTCCAACTACTTCCAGGAGCAAGAAGATGTAGACACAATACTTAGAGGAATGAGGTACATGACCAAGCTGGCTGACACGGAAACGTTTAAGAAACACGGTTTGTCTTTAACTTGGTTAGACCTGGACGATTGCAAAGCATACAGGGACAAATTGTCTGACCAGTTCTTGGAGTGCATTGCCAGACATTTGACGTTCTCGCTGTACCACCCCGTCGGTACTGCTAAGATGGGTCCGGACGGTGATGCCACCTCGGTCGTTGACCCTGAGCTGAGGGTGCGCGGGGTGAAGAACCTGAGAGTGGTAGACTCTAGTATCATGCCGATCATCCCGAGAGGAAACACCAACGCTCCGTCTATTATGATTGGAGAGAAAGGAGCTGAACTTGTGACAAAGACGTGGACAGATAAAGCTGCTTTCGAAGCAAACCGTGTAAGATTCAATATCTTGAAACAACGTAGGTCTGGTTAA
- the LOC105383421 gene encoding glucose dehydrogenase [FAD, quinone] isoform X6, with translation MKKKYIVMNEKTMWACDAGLTSTIVESYAGAGPLFVNTLQTFLAAHCALVGDDRWGADAVDSVLGNPNYDFIVVGAGSAGAVVANRLSENPEWRVLLIEAGGNPTLATEAPQLFPANIKTKENWGYRTMPQRGNCLAYDSGCAWPRGKVLGGSSSINAMFYVRGNKEDYNEWAAAGNTGWSYDDVLPLFKKSEKFYKPTPESDVYHGTDGYLYVEHTDNVLEIERIVINATAEMGIKVLDDICGETQMGVTRSLSTTQNGERFSTARAFLNPIKERSNLDVLKNAYVTKLVFKDGTNEVTGVLISKDGKEILAHARKEVILSGGCINTPQLLMLSGIGPKKHLEDLNIKVRADLPVGENLQDHLYVPVFFKAKSNSNAGTINNVLQGVGDFMLQRTGIFADLSPNRVVTFVNTTDGNASTPDIQVHHLIIEANGTNIADFFDLHGNTEEVQLKFKEINKDHRVILAAVVLLRPQSRGKLLLNSTDPNVFPELYSNYFQKQEDVDTIIRGMRHITKLADTETFKKNGLTLDWLDLDDCKAYRDKLSDQFLECIARHLTFSLYHPVGTAKMGLVSDATSVVDPELRVRGVDNLRVIDASIMPVITRGNTNAPTIMIAEKGADLLKKTWIDEVDMFLNPIVKNITS, from the exons ATGAAGAAGAAATACATAGTTATGAATGAAAAAACT ATGTGGGCGTGCGATGCCGGACTCACGTCCACGATCGTGGAGAGCTACGCGGGCGCGGGGCCGCTCTTCGTGAACACGCTGCAGACATTCCTGGCGGCGCACTGCGCGCTGGTGGGCGACGACCGCTGGGGCGCCGATGCCGTGGACTCAGTACTTGGAA ATCCAAACTATGACTTCATTGTGGTGGGCGCGGGGTCGGCCGGCGCCGTGGTGGCCAACAGACTCAGTGAGAACCCGGAGTGGAGAGTCTTACTCATCGAAGCTGGAGGAAATCCAACATTGGCTACTGAG GCCCCGCAATTATTCCCCGCAAACATCAAAACAAAAGAGAACTGGGGCTATCGGACGATGCCACAGAGAGGTAACTGCCTCGCCTATGACAGCGGCTGCGCCTGGCCCCGAGGCAAGGTGCTGGGAGGCAGCAGCAGCATCAACGCCATGTTCTACGTGAGGGGCAACAAGGAGGACTACAACGAGTGGGCCGCGGCCGGCAACACCGGCTGGAGCTATGACGACGTCTTGCCTCTGTTCAAGAAGAGCGAAAAATTCTACAAACCTACTCCTGAATCAGATGTGTACCACGGAACGGACGGTTACTTGTACGTCGAGCACACCGATAATGTTTTAGAGATTGAACGTATTGTCATTAACGCCACCGCTGAAATGGGAATCAAAGTACTAGATGATATCTGTGGAGAGACCCAGATGGGCGTCACCCGCTCACTTTCTACTACTCAAAACGGAGAACGCTTCAGTACAGCTCGTGCTTTTCTCAACCCCATCAAGGAGCGAAGCAATCTAGATGTACTCAAGAATGCTTATGTCACTAAACTCGTATTTAAAGATGGTACGAATGAAGTTACTGGTGTGCTTATTAGCAAAGATGGTAAGGAAATACTAGCACATGCTAGAAAGGAGGTGATTCTGTCAGGCGGATGCATAAACACTCCTCAGCTGCTGATGCTCTCCGGAATTGGACCTAAAAAGCATTTGGAGGACCTTAATATTAAAGTCAGAGCTGATCTGCCAGTGGGCGAGAACTTGCAGGACCACTTGTATGTCCCTGTGTTCTTTAAAGCTAAAAGTAACAGTAATGCTGGTACTATCAATAATGTACTTCAGGGGGTAGGAGACTTTATGTTGCAGAGGACAGGGATTTTTGCGGATCTGAGCCCTAACAGAGTTGTAACTTTTGTCAACACCACCGATGGCAACGCGTCTACTCCCGACATACAGGTCCACCACCTCATAATTGAAGCGAACGGAACGAATATCGCAGACTTCTTTGACCTGCATGGAAATACAGAAGAGGTACAGCTGAAATTCAAGGAGATCAACAAAGACCATCGCGTCATTCTAGCCGCGGTGGTACTCCTGCGGCCACAGTCTAGAGGAAAATTGCTTTTGAACAGCACCGACCCCAATGTCTTCCCAGAGCTATACTCTAACTATTTCCAGAAGCAAGAAGATGTAGACACAATCATTAGAGGAATGAGACACATTACTAAGCTGGCCGATACAGAAACGTTTAAGAAAAACGGCCTGACGCTAGATTGGTTGGATTTAGACGATTGCAAAGCGTACAGGGACAAATTGTCTGACCAATTCTTGGAGTGTATAGCTCGGCATTTGACATTTTCACTTTACCACCCAGTCGGTACAGCTAAAATGGGTTTGGTCAGTGACGCAACCTCGGTGGTTGACCCTGAGTTGAGGGTGCGTGGGGTGGACAATTTAAGAGTGATAGACGCCAGTATCATGCCGGTCATAACTAGAGGAAACACCAACGCTCCAACTATCATGATTGCAGAGAAAGGAGCTGACCTGCTCAAGAAGACGTGGATAGATGAAGTtgatatgtttttaaatcccATCGTGAAAAATATAACATCTTGA